One window of Pleurodeles waltl isolate 20211129_DDA chromosome 3_1, aPleWal1.hap1.20221129, whole genome shotgun sequence genomic DNA carries:
- the LOC138283561 gene encoding mucin-22-like encodes MVHILLHTIYCIDMSPSDIITAGITTTVITTSEINTAGITTAEITTTVITNFAITTVEITVITTSKITPAGFTTAEVPTTVITTSEITSAEITSAEITTIESITAGTTIYEITTTGITTSEIITEEITNAEITTAMITTSEITTTGITTIVITTSEITTAEITTVDIITTLIATSEITTSDFTTTVITPTGVTTAEVTSFVTTTSNITSAEITSAEITTIEIITAGISAAEMATTWITSSEITTAEIITAEMTTSVIATTDITTTDITTTVITTSEITPEGRVTSAEVTTTVITISEITSALTTSAEITTIEIITAGITSAEITTTVSTTSQITSAEITSAEITTVEIIPARIINAEITTTDITNSEITTAEITTAKITTAVITTTEITSVGITCAEITTVESMTAEITTADITTTGITSSEITTAGITTAKITTGGIATPEVTIAVITTSEITSAKITSAICAFEITTAGFTTAEITTTVITISQIITAGITTAELPL; translated from the exons ATGGTCCATATACTGCTGCATACAATCTACTGCATTGATATGAGCCCCTCTGACATTattactgcagggattaccactactgtgatcactacctctgagattaacactgcagggattaccactgctgagattaccaccactGTGATCACTAACTTTGcgattaccactgttgaaattactgtgattactacctctaagATTACCCCTGCTGGGTTTACAACTGCTGAGGttcccactactgtgattactacctctgagattaccagtgcggagattacctctgctgagattaccaccattgaaaGTATCACTGCAGGGACTACCATttatgagattaccactactgggattactacctctgagattatcacTGAAGAAATTACcaatgctgagattaccactgctatgATTACTACCAGTGAGATTACCACTACAGGTATTACCACTATTgttattactacctctgagattaccactgcagagattaccacagTAGATATTATCACTACTTTGAttgctacctctgagattaccacttctgattttaccactactgtgattaccccTACAggagttaccactgctgaggttaccagtTTTGTGACTACTACCTCCAACATTACCAGTGCagagattacctctgctgagattaccactattgaaattatcactgcagggatttccGCTGCAGAGATGGCCACTACTTGGATTActtcctctgagattaccactgcagagattatcACTGCTGAGATGACCACTTCTGTGATTGCTaccactgatattaccactactgatattaccactactgtgattactacctctgagattacccctgaaggga GAGTTACatctgctgaggttaccactactgtgattacaatCTCTGAGATCACCAGTGCACTGactacctctgctgagattaccaccattgaaattatcactgcagggattacctctgctgagataacCACTACTGTGAGTACTACCTCTCAGATTACCAGTGCAGAAATTAcgtctgctgagattaccacagttgaaattatccCTGCAAGGATTATCAATGCAgaaattaccactactgatattactaactctgaaattaccactgcagagattaccactgctaagattaccactgctgtgattactaccactgagattaccagtgTTG GGATTACCTgtgctgagattaccacagttgaaagtatgactgcagagattaccactgctgacatTACCACTACCGGGATTACTAGCTCTGAGATTACTACTGCCGGGATTACCACTGCTAAGATTACCACTGGAGGGATTGCTACTCCTGAGGTTACCATTGCTGTGatcactacctctgagattaccagtgcaaagattacctctgctaTTTGTGcctttgagattaccactgcagggtttaccactgctgagattaccactacagtgATCACTATCTCTcagattatcactgcagggattaccactgcagaaTTACCACTATAG
- the LOC138283562 gene encoding salivary glue protein Sgs-3-like, with translation MTAEVTTTVSPTSEITSAGITSAEITTVEIIPARIINAEIITTDITNSEITTAKITTAVITTTEITSVDIATTVITTSEITTAGITTAQLPTTMITTAEITTDDITTTVIATSEITPAGVTPSEVTTGVITTSKITIAEITSAEITAYEISTAGITIAEITSTGITTS, from the coding sequence AtgactgctgaggttaccactactgtgagtcctacctctgagattaccagtgcaggaatTACGTCTGcagagattaccacagttgaaattatccCTGCAAGGATTATCAATGCAGAAATTATCACTACTGatattactaactctgagattaccactgctaaaattaccactgctgtgattactaccactgagattaccagtgTTGATattgccactactgtgattactacctctgagattaccactgcagggattaccactgctcagCTCCCCACTACTAtgattaccactgcagagattaccactgatgatattaccactactgtgattgccacctctgagattacccctgcaggggttacaccTTCTGAGGTTACCACTGGGGTGATTACTACCTCCAAGATTACTATTGCagagattacctctgctgagattaccgccTATGAAATTAGCACTGCAGGTATTACCATTGCAGAGATTACCTccactgggattactacctcttag